From Actinosynnema mirum DSM 43827, a single genomic window includes:
- a CDS encoding O-acetyl-ADP-ribose deacetylase, giving the protein MPRIECVVGDLTQQDTDVVVNAANSSLLGGGGVDGAIHRAGGPEILAACRELRAGHLGGGLPTGQAVATTAGRMPARWVVHTVGPVFSADEDRSELLADCHRNSLRVAAELGARTVAFPAISTGIFRWPLDSAARIAVAAVAEADAPGVELVRFVLFDEAAHAVFGAALDA; this is encoded by the coding sequence ATGCCCAGGATCGAGTGCGTGGTCGGCGACCTCACCCAGCAGGACACCGACGTCGTCGTGAACGCGGCCAACTCCTCCCTGCTCGGCGGTGGCGGCGTCGACGGCGCCATCCACCGCGCGGGCGGCCCGGAGATCCTCGCCGCGTGCCGCGAGCTGCGCGCCGGTCACCTCGGGGGCGGGCTGCCCACCGGGCAGGCGGTCGCCACCACGGCCGGGCGGATGCCCGCGCGCTGGGTCGTGCACACCGTCGGACCGGTGTTCTCCGCCGACGAGGACCGCTCCGAGCTGCTCGCCGACTGCCACCGCAACTCGCTGCGCGTCGCCGCCGAGCTGGGCGCGCGGACCGTGGCGTTCCCGGCGATCTCCACCGGCATCTTCCGCTGGCCGCTCGACTCGGCGGCCCGGATCGCGGTCGCCGCCGTCGCCGAGGCCGACGCGCCGGGCGTGGAGCTGGTGCGGTTCGTGCTGTTCGACGAGGCCGCCCACGCGGTCTTCGGCGCCGCGCTCGACGCGTGA
- a CDS encoding ATP-dependent Clp protease adaptor ClpS: MGPVRSDGWRVVVLDDDVNTLTTAGYALAAHCGLDAEGAAWRLHTEGSVPVAEFADRDPAEELVVRLQRHGLHAALRPAG; this comes from the coding sequence GTGGGCCCCGTGCGCTCGGACGGGTGGCGGGTGGTCGTGCTGGACGACGACGTCAACACCCTCACCACCGCCGGCTACGCGCTCGCCGCCCACTGCGGCCTCGACGCCGAGGGCGCCGCGTGGCGCCTGCACACCGAGGGCAGCGTCCCGGTCGCCGAGTTCGCCGACCGGGACCCCGCCGAGGAGCTCGTGGTGCGGTTGCAGCGGCACGGGCTGCACGCCGCCCTCCGGCCCGCCGGGTGA
- a CDS encoding DUF5134 domain-containing protein produces the protein MIDEIVLRVALTAAYALACGFHLVRLWRDGGLVDRVGSVLHALMCAGMVLMAWPATMAFAPVPQTALFAVAAAWFAALAAIGGRACAGHGRVELAHHAVMMAGMAWMVVVMPLAMREPSSGGGGGAHDHHGGATTTVDAGAGVPAHVTAVGLALAVLFAIAGTAWLARALDAGRAPGTRRRAAAPAVESAMSLGMAVMAVAMT, from the coding sequence GTGATCGACGAGATCGTGCTGCGCGTCGCGCTCACCGCCGCCTACGCGCTCGCCTGCGGCTTCCACCTGGTGCGCCTGTGGCGCGACGGCGGGCTCGTGGACCGGGTCGGCTCCGTGCTGCACGCCCTGATGTGCGCGGGCATGGTCCTCATGGCCTGGCCCGCCACGATGGCGTTCGCGCCCGTGCCGCAGACCGCCCTGTTCGCCGTCGCCGCCGCCTGGTTCGCCGCGCTGGCCGCGATCGGCGGCCGGGCCTGCGCCGGGCACGGCCGGGTCGAGCTGGCCCACCACGCGGTGATGATGGCGGGCATGGCGTGGATGGTCGTGGTCATGCCGCTGGCCATGCGCGAGCCGTCCTCCGGCGGCGGTGGCGGCGCGCACGACCACCACGGCGGCGCCACGACCACCGTCGACGCGGGCGCGGGCGTCCCCGCGCACGTGACCGCCGTGGGCCTGGCCCTCGCCGTGCTGTTCGCGATCGCCGGCACCGCCTGGCTGGCCCGAGCGCTCGACGCGGGCCGCGCGCCCGGCACCCGGCGGCGAGCGGCGGCACCGGCCGTGGAGAGCGCGATGAGCCTGGGCATGGCGGTCATGGCCGTCGCGATGACCTGA
- a CDS encoding DHA2 family efflux MFS transporter permease subunit has protein sequence MSTPPRRADQRRPDQPPPGGNRPAQPDPQQPDSRQPDSRQPDPQRPGGQEPDPQRWRALAVCLLAGFMTLLDVTIVNVALPSIQRDIGATTAELSWVVTGYALAFGLVLVSAGRLGDDLGRRRMFLIALALFTLTSALAGLAPDGTWLVVARLLQGVAAGLLNPQVAGFIQQLFPGRERGKAFGLFGAVVGLSTAVGPLLGGLLLQWGGGAGGWRWVFYVNLPLGALALVLGLRLLPRDRPAARGGARKPLDAVGAVLLGGAVVSLMLPLVLSEHDPATAPWWLIGVAVALVAVFVPWERAAKRRHGHPLVDFALLRTRGYSTGVALGLVYFAGFTSIFFVLTLFLQQGHGYTPLQAGLALTTYSVGGATAAAIGGRLVGRHGRVVVVVGLALEAAGLVVVDLVLRGAPERIGLAIALPMLVAGIGNGLVIAPNQTLALHDVPPRQSGTAAGVLQTGQRIGSAIGISAAGAVFFAALGGGGWDHAITTSLLVTIGLILLALVVGLVDLVQGRRRLRAAEVEHVGSGA, from the coding sequence ATGAGCACGCCCCCACGCCGCGCCGACCAGCGGCGACCGGACCAGCCGCCCCCCGGCGGGAACCGCCCCGCGCAGCCCGACCCGCAGCAGCCCGACTCCCGGCAGCCCGACTCCCGGCAGCCCGACCCGCAGCGCCCTGGCGGGCAGGAGCCCGATCCCCAGCGCTGGCGCGCGCTCGCGGTGTGCCTGCTCGCCGGGTTCATGACCCTGCTCGACGTCACCATCGTCAACGTCGCACTGCCCTCCATCCAGCGCGACATCGGCGCCACCACCGCCGAGCTGTCCTGGGTGGTCACCGGGTACGCGCTCGCCTTCGGCCTCGTCCTGGTCTCCGCCGGCCGCCTCGGCGACGACCTGGGCCGCCGCCGGATGTTCCTGATCGCGCTCGCCCTGTTCACCCTCACCAGCGCCCTCGCCGGACTCGCCCCGGACGGGACCTGGCTGGTGGTCGCCCGCCTGCTCCAGGGCGTCGCGGCGGGCCTGCTCAACCCGCAGGTCGCCGGGTTCATCCAGCAGCTGTTCCCCGGTCGCGAGCGCGGCAAGGCGTTCGGCCTGTTCGGCGCGGTGGTCGGGCTGTCCACGGCGGTCGGCCCGCTGCTCGGCGGCCTGCTGCTCCAGTGGGGCGGCGGCGCGGGCGGGTGGCGCTGGGTGTTCTACGTGAACCTGCCCCTCGGCGCGCTCGCCCTGGTGCTCGGCCTGCGCCTGCTGCCCCGCGACCGGCCCGCCGCGCGCGGTGGCGCCCGCAAGCCGCTGGACGCGGTCGGCGCGGTGCTGCTGGGCGGCGCGGTCGTGTCGCTGATGCTGCCGCTCGTGCTGTCCGAGCACGACCCGGCCACCGCCCCGTGGTGGCTGATCGGGGTCGCGGTGGCGCTGGTGGCGGTGTTCGTGCCGTGGGAGCGCGCGGCCAAGCGCCGCCACGGGCACCCGCTGGTGGACTTCGCGCTCCTGCGCACCCGCGGCTACTCGACGGGCGTGGCGCTCGGGCTGGTCTACTTCGCCGGGTTCACCTCGATCTTCTTCGTGCTCACCCTGTTCCTGCAGCAGGGCCACGGGTACACGCCGCTGCAGGCCGGGCTCGCGCTGACCACGTACTCGGTGGGCGGCGCGACGGCCGCCGCGATCGGCGGCAGGCTCGTCGGGCGGCACGGCCGGGTCGTCGTCGTGGTCGGCCTCGCGCTGGAGGCCGCCGGGCTGGTCGTGGTCGACCTGGTGCTGCGCGGCGCGCCCGAGCGCATCGGGCTCGCGATCGCCCTGCCGATGCTCGTGGCGGGCATCGGCAACGGCCTGGTCATCGCCCCGAACCAGACCCTGGCGCTGCACGACGTGCCGCCGAGGCAGAGCGGCACCGCCGCGGGCGTGCTCCAGACCGGGCAGCGGATCGGGTCGGCGATCGGGATCTCGGCGGCGGGCGCGGTGTTCTTCGCAGCGCTGGGCGGTGGCGGGTGGGACCACGCGATCACCACCAGCCTGCTGGTGACCATCGGGCTGATCCTGCTGGCGCTCGTCGTGGGGCTGGTGGACCTGGTGCAGGGACGCCGTCGGCTGCGCGCGGCCGAGGTCGAGCACGTGGGTTCCGGGGCCTGA
- a CDS encoding TetR/AcrR family transcriptional regulator encodes MKTVVGRGARAAQVDSTRQQILATAERLFAEHGLYAVSNRQISASAGQGNNAAVGYHFGAKADLVRAIIVKHTEPMERLRLAMVEAVGDGAGLREWVDCLVRPVTTHLDSLGGPTWYARFGAQVMTDPAFRAIMSEEALATPGMRLVLEGLQRSLPGEVPAQARLDRAQMLRHLMVHVVAERERALAEGVVTPRGSWDDAATGLVDAITGLLLAPVTG; translated from the coding sequence GTGAAGACCGTGGTCGGAAGGGGTGCGCGGGCGGCGCAGGTCGACTCGACGCGCCAGCAGATCCTGGCCACGGCGGAGCGCCTGTTCGCCGAGCACGGCCTGTACGCGGTGTCCAACCGCCAGATCAGCGCGTCCGCCGGTCAGGGCAACAACGCGGCGGTCGGCTACCACTTCGGCGCCAAGGCCGACCTGGTGCGGGCGATCATCGTCAAGCACACCGAGCCCATGGAGCGGCTGCGGCTGGCCATGGTGGAGGCGGTTGGGGACGGGGCGGGCCTGCGGGAGTGGGTGGACTGCCTGGTCAGGCCGGTGACGACGCACCTGGACTCGCTCGGCGGGCCGACCTGGTACGCCCGGTTCGGCGCGCAGGTGATGACCGACCCGGCGTTTCGGGCGATCATGTCCGAGGAGGCGCTGGCGACGCCGGGGATGCGGCTGGTGCTGGAGGGGTTGCAGCGCAGCCTGCCCGGCGAGGTGCCCGCGCAGGCGCGGCTGGACCGGGCGCAGATGCTGCGGCACCTGATGGTGCACGTGGTCGCGGAGCGGGAGCGGGCGCTGGCGGAGGGCGTGGTGACGCCGCGCGGCAGCTGGGACGACGCGGCCACCGGGTTGGTGGACGCGATCACGGGGTTGTTGTTGGCGCCGGTGACGGGCTGA
- a CDS encoding GntR family transcriptional regulator, protein MTSLRVVVDTGSGVAPWRQVHDQVIRLVDAGALAGGARLPPIRRLARDLGLAPGTIARAYRELELGGWVRTARANGTVVAERGDDAASAERAALLDEAAGRFAGVVRELGLPTGAALSAVERALNSFGGTVPE, encoded by the coding sequence GTGACGTCGCTGCGCGTGGTCGTCGACACCGGGAGCGGGGTCGCGCCCTGGCGGCAGGTGCACGACCAGGTGATCCGGCTCGTCGACGCGGGGGCGCTGGCCGGGGGCGCGCGGTTGCCGCCCATCCGGCGGCTCGCACGGGACCTCGGGCTCGCGCCCGGCACCATCGCCCGCGCGTACCGCGAGCTCGAACTCGGCGGGTGGGTGCGCACGGCTCGGGCCAACGGGACCGTGGTCGCCGAGCGGGGTGACGACGCCGCCTCGGCTGAGCGGGCGGCCCTGCTGGACGAGGCGGCCGGGCGGTTCGCGGGGGTGGTGCGCGAGCTGGGGCTCCCGACCGGCGCGGCGCTTTCGGCTGTGGAACGCGCGTTGAACTCGTTCGGGGGGACGGTTCCGGAGTGA
- a CDS encoding TetR/AcrR family transcriptional regulator, with amino-acid sequence MATRSTAPRLTRAAVVRRATAISGAEGLGAVTIRRLAVELGVTPMALYWHFTNKDALLDALAEHAAAAVPLRQDGPDWAEDLRALLEDLVGALHLTPALAPLVQTRVLSGHAGAGLAERVLALLERAGFTGRRAAELALLLLGSAVAVAAGCGAGPATAGRRLARALALPAERFPRVVASADVLSGGIAHDPRHPGGVSLLLEGVRALPRD; translated from the coding sequence GTGGCGACGCGAAGCACGGCACCCCGGCTCACCCGCGCCGCCGTCGTGCGCCGGGCCACCGCGATCAGCGGGGCCGAGGGCCTCGGCGCGGTCACCATCCGCCGCCTCGCCGTCGAGCTCGGCGTCACCCCGATGGCCCTCTACTGGCACTTCACCAACAAGGACGCCCTGCTCGACGCCCTCGCCGAGCACGCGGCAGCCGCCGTCCCGCTGCGCCAGGACGGCCCCGACTGGGCCGAGGACCTGCGCGCCCTGCTGGAGGACCTCGTCGGGGCGCTGCACCTGACCCCCGCGCTCGCGCCGCTGGTCCAGACCAGGGTGCTGTCCGGTCACGCGGGCGCGGGACTGGCCGAGCGGGTGCTCGCGCTGCTGGAGCGGGCCGGGTTCACCGGGCGCAGGGCCGCCGAGCTCGCGCTGCTGCTGCTCGGGTCTGCGGTCGCCGTGGCCGCCGGTTGCGGCGCCGGTCCCGCCACGGCCGGGCGGCGCCTGGCCCGCGCGCTCGCCCTGCCCGCGGAGCGGTTCCCGCGCGTGGTCGCCTCCGCCGACGTGCTCAGCGGGGGCATCGCCCACGACCCCCGCCACCCCGGAGGGGTGAGCCTCCTCCTGGAGGGCGTGCGCGCCCTGCCGCGCGACTGA
- a CDS encoding endo-1,4-beta-xylanase, translating to MKLTSRSVPRTALGAALLSVTTLGAALLVNAPVAQAATTLGASAAESGRYFGAAVAAHKLSDSVYTGILNSEFTSVTPENEMKLDATEPTQGQFTYTSADRIVAHAAARGMKVRGHTLAWHSQQPGWMQSMEGAPLRSAMLNHVTQVATHYRGKIDSWDVVNEAFADGDGGGRRDSNLQRTGNDWIEAAFRAARAADPGAKLCYNDYNTDDWTHAKTQAVYRLVQDFKTRGVPIDCVGFQSHFNPASPVPSNYQTTLENFAALGVDVQITELDIEGSGSAQASNYDRVTRACLAVARCNGITVWGIRDTDSWRASGTPLLFDGSGNKKAAYTSVLAALNGGTTPPTSTTTTTTTPGGPAGCTATVSLNSWNGGFVATVKVTAGSAAINSWNVTTNLPSGVSVTGSWNAERTGTSGAVQWRNAAYNGKVAAGQSTEFGFQGTGSAGTLTPGCTAG from the coding sequence ATGAAGCTGACATCGAGGTCAGTTCCGAGGACCGCCCTGGGCGCCGCCCTGCTGTCGGTCACGACGCTGGGCGCCGCGCTGCTGGTGAACGCGCCCGTCGCGCAGGCGGCGACCACGCTGGGCGCGTCGGCGGCCGAGAGCGGCCGGTACTTCGGGGCCGCCGTGGCCGCGCACAAGCTCAGCGACTCGGTCTACACGGGCATCCTCAACTCGGAGTTCACCTCGGTCACGCCCGAGAACGAGATGAAGCTCGACGCGACCGAGCCGACGCAGGGGCAGTTCACGTACACCAGCGCGGACCGGATCGTGGCGCACGCGGCGGCGCGCGGCATGAAGGTGCGCGGGCACACCCTGGCGTGGCACTCGCAGCAGCCGGGGTGGATGCAGTCGATGGAGGGCGCGCCGCTGCGGTCGGCGATGCTGAACCACGTCACGCAGGTCGCCACGCACTACCGGGGCAAGATCGACTCGTGGGACGTGGTGAACGAGGCGTTCGCCGACGGCGATGGCGGCGGCAGGCGCGACTCGAACCTGCAGCGGACCGGCAACGACTGGATCGAGGCCGCGTTCCGCGCCGCCCGCGCGGCGGACCCTGGCGCCAAGCTCTGCTACAACGACTACAACACCGATGACTGGACGCACGCCAAGACGCAGGCGGTGTACCGCCTGGTGCAGGACTTCAAGACCCGCGGCGTGCCGATCGACTGCGTGGGCTTCCAGTCCCACTTCAACCCGGCGAGCCCGGTCCCGTCGAACTACCAGACGACGCTGGAGAACTTCGCCGCGCTGGGCGTGGACGTGCAGATCACCGAGCTGGACATCGAGGGCTCGGGTTCGGCGCAGGCGAGCAACTACGACCGCGTGACGCGGGCGTGCCTGGCGGTGGCCCGGTGCAACGGGATCACGGTGTGGGGCATCAGGGACACGGACTCCTGGCGAGCCTCGGGCACCCCGCTGCTGTTCGACGGCAGCGGCAACAAGAAGGCCGCGTACACGTCGGTCCTGGCCGCCCTGAACGGCGGCACCACGCCGCCGACGTCGACCACGACGACGACCACCACGCCCGGCGGTCCGGCGGGGTGCACGGCGACGGTGTCGCTGAACTCGTGGAACGGGGGGTTCGTGGCGACGGTGAAGGTGACCGCCGGGTCGGCGGCGATCAACTCGTGGAACGTCACGACGAACCTGCCGTCGGGGGTGTCGGTGACCGGGTCGTGGAACGCGGAGCGGACCGGGACCAGCGGCGCGGTGCAGTGGCGGAACGCCGCGTACAACGGGAAGGTGGCGGCGGGGCAGTCGACGGAGTTCGGGTTCCAGGGGACCGGGAGCGCGGGGACGCTGACGCCTGGTTGCACGGCGGGCTGA
- a CDS encoding PepSY-associated TM helix domain-containing protein, whose product MTIAERGTPRASPDGTSTRRGPDEPAWPALRALLLRLHFYAGVLIGPFLVVAAVTGIAYVFTPQLERAVYDHELRVPAGDTSLSLDEQAGIAAALVPDGRLTGVRPGPTPTDSTQVIFKLPEQRESYYQTVFVDPHTGEVRGQHETYGSGQALPLRGWIDTLHRDLHLGEFGRLYSELAASWLWVVVLAGLALWIGRRRKRKRELVLPQPAPAGRRRTLSWHGALGLWAAAGLLFLSATGLTWSAHAGATIGEVRTALDWTTPAVTSAITTTGGGRDIGLQAARDAALAVGLTDPVEVRPPAEGKAYVVQQVQRSWPEKQDSAAIHPVTGEVLDVLRFADYPLAAKLTRWGIDAHMGLLFGLPNQLVLTALALALIALVCWGYRMWWQRRPTRGGARFGRAPARGGWRRTPGRVLAPLVVAAAVVGYYLPLLGVPLLGFLALDVALGARRGNGQEGTHAEAGPVTAADDGGQDEGTATTEEQGVPA is encoded by the coding sequence ATGACCATCGCCGAACGGGGAACGCCCCGCGCCTCACCTGACGGGACCAGCACGCGCCGAGGTCCCGACGAACCCGCCTGGCCCGCGCTCCGCGCGCTCCTGCTGCGCCTGCACTTCTACGCCGGTGTCCTCATAGGACCGTTCCTGGTCGTCGCCGCCGTCACCGGGATCGCCTACGTCTTCACGCCGCAGCTGGAACGCGCCGTCTACGACCACGAGCTGCGCGTCCCGGCCGGTGACACCTCCCTCTCGCTCGACGAGCAGGCGGGCATCGCCGCCGCGCTCGTCCCGGACGGCAGGCTCACCGGCGTCCGACCCGGCCCGACCCCGACCGACAGCACCCAGGTGATCTTCAAGCTCCCGGAGCAGCGGGAGAGCTACTACCAGACCGTGTTCGTCGACCCGCACACCGGCGAGGTGCGCGGGCAGCACGAGACCTACGGCTCCGGTCAGGCCCTCCCGCTGCGCGGCTGGATCGACACCCTGCACCGCGACCTGCACCTCGGCGAGTTCGGCAGGCTCTACAGCGAACTGGCCGCCAGCTGGCTGTGGGTCGTCGTGCTCGCCGGCCTGGCGCTGTGGATCGGCAGGCGCCGCAAGCGCAAGCGCGAGCTGGTCCTGCCGCAACCCGCGCCCGCCGGTCGCCGCAGAACCCTGTCCTGGCACGGCGCGCTCGGCCTGTGGGCCGCCGCGGGCCTGCTGTTCCTGTCCGCCACCGGACTCACCTGGTCCGCCCACGCGGGCGCCACCATCGGCGAGGTCCGCACCGCGCTGGACTGGACCACCCCGGCGGTCACCTCGGCGATCACCACGACCGGCGGAGGCCGGGACATCGGCCTCCAGGCCGCCCGCGACGCCGCGCTCGCCGTCGGCCTCACCGACCCCGTCGAGGTCCGCCCGCCCGCCGAGGGCAAGGCGTACGTCGTGCAGCAGGTCCAGCGCAGCTGGCCCGAGAAGCAGGACTCGGCCGCGATCCACCCGGTCACCGGCGAGGTCCTGGACGTGCTGCGCTTCGCCGACTACCCCCTCGCCGCCAAGCTCACCCGCTGGGGCATCGACGCCCACATGGGCCTGCTGTTCGGCCTGCCCAACCAGCTCGTCCTCACCGCGCTCGCCCTCGCCCTCATCGCCCTGGTGTGCTGGGGCTACCGCATGTGGTGGCAGCGCAGGCCCACCAGGGGCGGCGCCCGGTTCGGCCGGGCGCCCGCGCGCGGCGGGTGGCGCAGGACGCCGGGACGGGTGCTCGCCCCGCTGGTCGTCGCCGCCGCGGTCGTCGGCTACTACCTGCCGCTGCTCGGCGTCCCGCTCCTGGGCTTCCTGGCGCTCGACGTCGCGCTCGGCGCGCGGCGGGGCAACGGCCAAGAGGGCACGCACGCGGAAGCCGGACCGGTCACGGCGGCCGACGATGGGGGCCAGGACGAGGGCACGGCCACCACCGAGGAGCAGGGGGTCCCCGCGTGA
- a CDS encoding RNA polymerase sigma factor gives MPDEDPLGRVADVADAEALTGPLRRMLADLPREQRDAPTLVAWGELTPAQVSAALGIGENTVRTRPHRARAKLRAGIGARLDRERTGDV, from the coding sequence GTGCCGGACGAGGACCCGCTGGGGCGGGTGGCCGACGTCGCCGACGCCGAGGCGCTGACCGGTCCGCTGCGGCGGATGCTGGCCGACCTGCCGCGCGAGCAGCGGGACGCGCCGACCCTGGTGGCGTGGGGCGAGCTGACGCCCGCGCAGGTGTCGGCGGCGCTCGGGATCGGCGAGAACACCGTGCGCACCAGGCCGCACCGGGCGCGCGCGAAGCTGCGGGCGGGGATCGGCGCGCGCCTGGACCGGGAGAGGACGGGCGATGTCTGA
- a CDS encoding RNA polymerase sigma factor, with the protein MGLLDEGAVERFSVERLHSGTADRLHRYLARRVGAEIADDLVAEAFLALWRDRAGSPHEPDATVAWLYGVATNLVRRHVRTEERRLRA; encoded by the coding sequence GTGGGCCTCCTGGACGAGGGTGCGGTCGAGCGGTTCTCCGTCGAGCGGCTCCACTCCGGGACGGCCGACCGGCTGCACCGGTACCTGGCGCGGCGGGTCGGCGCGGAGATCGCCGACGACCTGGTCGCGGAGGCGTTCCTGGCGCTGTGGCGCGACCGGGCGGGGAGCCCGCACGAGCCGGACGCGACCGTGGCGTGGCTGTACGGGGTGGCGACGAACCTGGTGCGCAGGCACGTGCGGACCGAGGAGCGGCGGTTACGCGCGTGA
- a CDS encoding DsbA family oxidoreductase yields the protein MSAVRVEVWSDIVCPWCYIGKRRFEGALAEFDGEVEVEWRSFQLDPNAPVGRFLPTPEHLSAKMGASREQVEGMMGQVTAVAAEVGLEYDLMNSVSLNTFDAHRVLHLAKSHGLGTVAHERLMRANLVEARTLDTPTLVELAAGIGVPAQETERVLAGDEYAHEVREDFSQARRYGVSGVPFFVLNSAYGVSGAQPTEVFAQALRQAAQG from the coding sequence GTGAGCGCCGTGCGGGTCGAGGTGTGGTCGGACATCGTCTGCCCGTGGTGCTACATCGGCAAGCGGCGCTTCGAGGGCGCGCTCGCCGAGTTCGACGGCGAGGTCGAGGTCGAGTGGCGCAGCTTCCAGCTCGACCCGAACGCGCCCGTGGGCAGGTTCCTGCCGACGCCGGAGCACCTCTCGGCCAAGATGGGCGCCTCCCGCGAGCAGGTCGAGGGCATGATGGGCCAGGTCACGGCGGTCGCCGCCGAGGTCGGCCTGGAGTACGACCTGATGAACTCGGTCTCGCTGAACACGTTCGACGCGCACCGGGTGCTGCACCTGGCGAAGTCGCACGGCCTGGGCACCGTCGCGCACGAGCGGCTGATGCGGGCCAACCTGGTCGAGGCCAGGACCCTGGACACCCCGACGCTGGTCGAGCTGGCCGCCGGGATCGGGGTGCCCGCGCAGGAGACCGAGCGGGTGCTGGCCGGTGACGAGTACGCGCACGAGGTGCGGGAGGACTTCTCGCAGGCGCGCAGGTACGGCGTGTCGGGCGTGCCGTTCTTCGTGCTGAACAGCGCCTACGGCGTGTCCGGCGCGCAGCCGACCGAGGTGTTCGCGCAGGCGCTCCGGCAGGCCGCGCAGGGCTGA
- a CDS encoding NAD-dependent epimerase/dehydratase family protein: MRIVVTGASGNVGTALLRRLAAEPDIDVHGVARRRPAFGPAEGVAWSQVDLAEEGSEDELAEIASGADAVVHLAWKIQPGHDEQALFRTNVAGSSRVFTAARDAGVPHLVHMSSVGVYSPAVQSLRVDEEWPTNGVRTSSYSRHKAAVERQLDALDGISVARVRPSLILQPDAAAEIHRYFLGLLVPPALFRLRLPVLPLPRRLAMQFTHADDVAEALLLVLRERFTGALNVAAEPVVRPKELAAAVGARHVPISANALRTLARATWKARLQPTAPGWVDLALASPLLDTARARALGWTPRYDARDVLREFVRALGEHRGESTSPPLNTKLRRGARDL; encoded by the coding sequence ATGAGGATCGTGGTCACGGGCGCTTCCGGGAACGTCGGCACGGCCCTGCTCCGCCGCCTGGCCGCCGAACCCGACATCGACGTGCACGGGGTGGCGCGGCGCAGGCCCGCGTTCGGCCCGGCGGAGGGGGTGGCCTGGTCGCAGGTCGACCTCGCCGAGGAGGGCTCGGAGGACGAGCTGGCCGAGATCGCCTCCGGCGCGGACGCCGTGGTGCACCTGGCCTGGAAGATCCAGCCCGGTCACGACGAGCAGGCCCTGTTCCGCACGAACGTCGCGGGCAGCAGCCGGGTGTTCACCGCCGCGCGCGACGCGGGCGTGCCGCACCTGGTGCACATGTCGTCGGTGGGGGTCTACTCCCCCGCCGTGCAGTCGCTGCGGGTGGACGAGGAGTGGCCGACCAACGGGGTGCGCACCTCCTCGTACAGCAGGCACAAGGCGGCCGTGGAGCGGCAGCTGGACGCGCTCGACGGGATCTCGGTCGCCCGCGTTCGGCCGTCGCTGATCCTGCAGCCGGACGCGGCGGCCGAGATCCACCGGTACTTCCTGGGGCTGCTGGTGCCGCCCGCGCTGTTCCGCCTGCGCCTGCCCGTGCTGCCGCTGCCCCGGCGGTTGGCGATGCAGTTCACGCACGCCGACGACGTCGCCGAGGCGCTGCTGCTGGTGCTGCGGGAGCGGTTCACCGGGGCGCTGAACGTGGCCGCCGAGCCGGTCGTGAGGCCCAAGGAGCTGGCGGCGGCGGTCGGGGCCAGGCACGTCCCGATCTCCGCGAACGCGCTGCGCACGCTGGCCAGGGCCACCTGGAAGGCCCGGTTGCAGCCGACCGCGCCGGGGTGGGTGGACCTGGCGCTGGCGTCGCCGCTGCTGGACACCGCGCGGGCCCGCGCTCTCGGCTGGACGCCCAGGTACGACGCGCGCGACGTGCTGCGGGAGTTCGTGCGCGCGCTGGGCGAGCACCGGGGCGAGTCGACCAGCCCGCCGCTCAACACCAAGCTGAGGCGCGGCGCGCGGGACCTGTGA
- a CDS encoding STAS domain-containing protein, giving the protein MLSIRRSTVPTTITASSSSEVTVVTATGELDGAVTDRLRHHLAEAVADTPPALIIDFGEVSFCSAAVLGVLVEITAAAETADVRWAVVSDQRAVRRPTTLSGLDPVLLPMTSVPEACASLRTPVGVSA; this is encoded by the coding sequence GTGCTCAGCATCCGACGTAGCACCGTTCCCACGACGATCACCGCCAGCTCCAGCTCCGAGGTCACCGTCGTGACCGCGACCGGCGAGCTGGACGGGGCGGTCACCGACCGGCTGCGCCACCACCTCGCCGAGGCCGTGGCCGACACCCCGCCCGCCCTGATCATCGACTTCGGCGAGGTGAGCTTCTGCTCCGCCGCCGTGCTCGGCGTGCTGGTGGAGATCACCGCCGCCGCCGAGACCGCCGACGTGCGGTGGGCGGTGGTCAGCGACCAGCGCGCGGTCCGCAGGCCCACCACGCTCAGCGGCCTTGACCCCGTCCTGCTGCCGATGACCAGCGTCCCGGAGGCGTGCGCGTCGCTGCGCACCCCCGTCGGCGTCAGCGCGTAA